One part of the Falco peregrinus isolate bFalPer1 unplaced genomic scaffold, bFalPer1.pri scaffold_40, whole genome shotgun sequence genome encodes these proteins:
- the LOC114012088 gene encoding N-alpha-acetyltransferase 20-like: MLCMFAVPGKAEGSVAGEEWLGRVAALSVAPEFQRLGLAAKLMELLGEISGKKGGFFVDLFVSVSNRVAVNMSKQLGSRVYRTVSERYSASSGEPDEDAYDTRKALCRDTEKKSIIPLPHPVRPEDNE; the protein is encoded by the exons ATGCTCTGTATGTTCGCAGTACCGGGTAAGGCGGAAGGCTCTGTggctggggaagagtggctTGGACGTGTTGCTGCGCTCTCTGTTGCACCAGAATTTCAACGGCTGGGTTTGGCTGCTAAATTGATGGAACTACTGGGAGAAATTTCAGGAAA AAAGGGTGGATTTTTCGTCGATCTCTTTGTGAGCGTGTCAAATCGGGTTGCAGTAAATATGTCTAAGCAGCTCGGCTCCCGTGTGTACCGGACAGTATCGGAGCGCTACTCTGCTAGCAGTGGAGAGCCAGATGAAGATGCTTACG ATACGAGGAAAGCTCTTTGCAGagatacagagaagaaatcaaTTATACCTCTGCCTCATCCTGTGAGACCAGAAGACAATGAGTAA